The proteins below are encoded in one region of Oncorhynchus nerka isolate Pitt River linkage group LG15, Oner_Uvic_2.0, whole genome shotgun sequence:
- the LOC115123181 gene encoding F-box/LRR-repeat protein 18 — MTSSGNGRGLDEDMDNQIVQAVCVEDGIGVVSGSIGMSDFSDEILLSILRYVSTSDLVNNVSRTCRKLHTLCYDKTLLTTVTLSEEYMADDGAIRQVLKHLSNHVQSLSLSGCYWLSGSTVDRLIRCRSLVRLDLSGCRVTSLRLSRLLSSLPLLRSLAFDVSPGFDSAQLSGEARDSLSRLSELRQTVLTPSYGVVPCCSGLFSLQLQLDIPDVTREGTSMCCQLMMGQSSVPHYQQLEEFTACLAPGEVNQTLLLLYLAVFSVRVPERLRSFLVSVPGPNPAHWPAASSLAHSLVQHGDLEALQLPRSWLDATSLGRVLLSNAPKHLNFSRCPTLRQTVIQSLTGTGVRDSTRLVSLNLSGIGHTSNYPECSRARGEEELVAEAMSRLVICCPNLSHLNLLHTHYHHDNAHTPGLEADTHLCTSLSKLAHLRSLALPACSLSDGSHPHTPSPSPSPSSLLLGLRKPSRVGLQTYRPGSGDSLPREGTSGLGTLLAGCPCLEVLEITGPGFISALPRLEPCARVCVDQRACTNARWVGDAHVAALRGFRGLRRLTLAGLPGVLKGTGLVQVAEHCRDLRALSLANLGSLKTWNYSATLLDTLRNCTQLTQLRLEQPYLVCNGAFWEALSCCSRLRRLCLISRNGTFHPAAVVTFMECCRDVMVCHMFLGGTLVACRTLQKTLLDR; from the exons gctgtgtgtgtagaggaCGGGATAGGGGTGGTGTCGGGGTCGATCGGGATGTCAGACTTCTCCGATGAGATCTTGTTAAGTATCCTGCGCTATGTCTCGACCTCTGACCTCGTGAATAACGTTTCCCGGACCTGCCGCAAGCTACACACGCTCTGCTATGACAAGACACTGCTGaccacggtcacactgtctgaaGAAtacatg GCAGATGACGGCGCTATTCGCCAGGTGCTGAAGCATCTATCCAATCACGTGCAGTCCCTCAGCCTTAGCGGCTGCTATTGGCTGTCGGGTTCTACCGTCGACCGCCTGATTCGCTGTCGCTCCCTGGTGCGTCTGGACCTATCCGGTTGTCGCGTCACCTCCCTGCGTCTGTCccgcctcctctcatccctccccctcctccgatCTCTGGCTTTTGACGTGTCGCCTGGCTTCGACTCCGCCCAGCTGAGTGGGGAGGCCCGTGATTCGCTGTCTCGGCTGTCGGAGCTGAGACAGACGGTCCTGACGCCCAGTTACGGGGTCGTTCCCTGCTGCTCCGGCCTCTTCAGTCTGCAGCTGCAGTTGGACATACCTGACGTCACCAG ggagggtACCAGTATGTGTTGCCAGTTGATGATGGGTCAGAGCAGTGTTCCTCACTACCAACAGCTGGAGGAGTTTACTGCCTGTCTGGCACCTGGAGAG gtgaaccagactctactcctcctctacctcgCTGTGTTCAGTGTTCGTGTTCCGGAGCGTCTCCGTTCCTTCCTGGTTTCAGTTCCTGGTCCGAACCCCGCCCACTGGCCTGCTGCGTCCTCATTGGCCCATAGCCTCGTTCAGCATGGCGACCTGGAAGCCCTGCAGTTGCCTCGCTCCTGGTTGGACGCCACGTCACTAGGACGGGTCCTTCTTAGCAACGCTCCCAAGCACCTGAACTTCTCCCGTTGCCCCACGTTACGACAAACTGTCATCCAATCGCTGACTGGCACTGGAGTGAGAGACTCGACGCGATTGGTCAGCCTGAATCTTAGTGGTATAGGCCACACCTCCAATTATCCAGAGTGCAGTAGAGCGCGGGGAGAGGAGGAGCTTGTTGCCGAGGCGATGAGCCGGCTGGTTATTTGCTGTCCCAATCTGTCACACCTCAACCTGTTACACACGCACTATCACCATGACAACGCGCACACACCTGGGCTGGAGGCCGACACACACCTGTGTACCAGCCTGTCCAAACTCGCACACCTCCGGTCTCTGGCGCTGCCAGCGTGCTCCCTGTCGGACGGTTCACACCCTCACACACCGTCCccgtccccttccccttcctctctgctGCTGGGACTGAGGAAGCCGTCCCGCGTGGGGCTCCAGACCTACAGGCCGGGCTCCGGGGACTCTCTCCCCAGGGAGGGCACCTCTGGGCTGGGTACCCTGTTGGCCGGCTGCCcctgtctggaggttctggagATAACAGGACCGGGCTTCATCTCCGCCCTGCCGCGTCTCGAGCCCTGTGCCAGGGTGTGTGTGGATCAGAGGGCGTGTACGAACGCTCGCTGGGTGGGGGACGCGCACGTCGCGGCTCTCCGGGGGTTCCGGGGGCTGCGGAGGCTGACGCTGGCGGGGCTGCCGGGGGTCCTGAAGGGGACTGGGCTGGTACAGGTGGCTGAGCACTGCCGGGACCTACGGGCATTATCTCTGGCCAACCTGGGGTCCTTAAAGACCTGGAACTATAGCGCCACCCTGCtggacacactgaggaactgcacccagctcacacagctacg gttGGAGCAGCCCTACCTGGTGTGTAACGGTGCATTCTGGGAGGCGTTGTCATGCTGTTCTCGTCTCCGCCGCCTCTGTCTCATCTCGCGGAACGGAACCTTCCACCCCGCTGCCGTGGTTACCTTCATGGAGTGTTGCCGTGACGTCATGGTGTGTCACATGTTCTTGGGCGGAACTCTGGTGGCGTGTCGGACGCTACAGAAAACACTGCTAGACcggtga